The Candidatus Margulisiibacteriota bacterium nucleotide sequence CAAAACGCCCCCCCTTAACTTCTAAAAGATTGCGCGTTACGATATTATCTCCCTCAAGCCCGGGATAAACCCCGAAATCCCCATTTTTCATGAATTGGAAAATAGCGTCGCCATAACGGAGACCCAGGATCCTGTCCATAACGTGGGCAACCCCGCCGCGAATAGCGTGGCCGCAATTTTGGTAGCGGTATTCAAACCCCTTGGTATGCTTCTCCAGGATGGCGAAGATATATTCGCCGATCCCGCCTAGCTGTTCGTTGCCGAATGAATCCTTCTTTTTTGGCATCTCGTGGCGCGCCTTGACGAGGCTATATTTCGGGTCGGCGATGACAGTATCAAGCATTTTTTGATGCTTTTTATTGATCTCTTCCGGGTAACGGTTATCAAAGAGGCGGACCCCTTCAGAAACGACCACCACGCAATGCTGTTTCATGGCGATTGACTTCTCCACTTGCTTGATCACCTTCTCCATGTCCAGGACCTCTTCAGGGAGAAGGGTGATCTCGGCGCCGCCGGCGATTCCGGCCCAGAGGGCGACCCAGCCAGCATGGCGGCCCAATAGTTCCACGATAAAACAACGGTTGTGGGATTCGGCGGTGGTCCGGATGTTCTCGATAAAATGGACCGATTCCTCCACAGCCGACTCAAAGCCGTAAGTCAT carries:
- a CDS encoding ATP-dependent 6-phosphofructokinase, whose product is MKVNFQGKEINIRKIGILTGGGDCAGHNAVIVGLLRRINQANLSLPKAEQMELVGLLEGWKSLTRDPETEIDKIVQQLDLQDIEVSFTVAGTILKSSRTNLFSKANLEAKAPEKAMENLKKLKIDCLCVLGGDDTLGAAGKLGQQYAFPMFGAPKTMDNDVYGTEMTYGFESAVEESVHFIENIRTTAESHNRCFIVELLGRHAGWVALWAGIAGGAEITLLPEEVLDMEKVIKQVEKSIAMKQHCVVVVSEGVRLFDNRYPEEINKKHQKMLDTVIADPKYSLVKARHEMPKKKDSFGNEQLGGIGEYIFAILEKHTKGFEYRYQNCGHAIRGGVAHVMDRILGLRYGDAIFQFMKNGDFGVYPGLEGDNIVTRNLLEVKGGRFVPQSHQLFKMRNAVDYC